The DNA segment CATGAACTACCTACAGCAGCAAGCACAGCAAGAAGGTCAGCAAGCTGACGCATAATCGCAGCTGATATTGCTTACTCTTTTAGAATGCACAAGGTCTGATGCCAGATCTTGTGCATTTTTTGTTTCACACTCGCGGGTTTTTTATTTAATAATAGCCGCTTAACTTCATTCTTCTCATTAGTACAGTGTTAGCCGGTCTGCGCTAAACTAGTGGGAGACAAATTCAAAGGTTGATTCTATGACTCAAGCTTCTAACGCGCACCCTTACGGCAAACCGATCAGTATGACGGTGATTGGCGCAGGCTCTTATGGTACTTCTCTGGCGATTTCTTTGGCGCGTAATGGCGACAATGTCGTGATCTGGGGACATGAACAAGAGCACATGGCCCGCCTTGAAGCCGATCGCGCTAACCATGAGTTTTTGCCAGGAATCGATTTTCCACCAAGCCTGATTGTGGAGTCTGACCTTGAGCGAGCACTGAGTGCAAGTCGCGATGTGCTGGTGGTGGTTCCAAGTCATGTCTTCGGTATTGTGCTCGATAGTATGAAGCCTCATTTGCGTGATGATGCGCGTATCTGCTGGGCAACAAAAGGGCTGGAGCCTGAAACGGGTCGCCTTCTAAAAGAGGTCGCTCACGATAAGTTAGGTGATAAATACTCTCTGGCGGTGCTGTCAGGCCCAACCTTCGCTAAAGAGTTAGCGATGGGGATGCCAACCGCGATTTCAGTGGCCTCACCAGATGCTGAGTTTGTCGAAGATCTACAAGAGAAGATTCACTGCAGTAAGACATTCCGTGTTTACGCCAACTCCGACTTTATCGGCATGCAACTCGGAGGCGCGGTTAAGAACGTCATCGCGATCGGTGCAGGCATGTCTGACGGCATCGGCTTTGGTGCAAATGCGCGTACTGCTCTGATCACGCGTGGTTTGGCAGAAATGAGCCGCCTTGGGGCGTCACTAGGTGCCCAACCTGAAACCTTCATGGGTATGGCGGGCTTAGGGGATTTGGTGCTCACGTGCACTGATAACCAATCTCGCAACCGCCGCTTCGGTTTGGCGCTTGGTCAGGGCAAAGATGTGGATGTTGCCCAGCACGAGATTGGCCAGGTGGTAGAAGGTTATCGCAACACCAAGGAAGTATGGCTGTTAGCGAATCGTATGGGTGTTGAGATGCCTATCGTAGATCAGATTTATCAAGTGCTCTATCAAGGAAAAGATGCACGTCAAGCGGCGCAAGACTTGTTGGCTCGAGACAAGAAAGCCGAAGCGTAAGGCAATAAAGAAAGAGATTAGGAAGTGGCAATGAAATGCTGTGAAAAACAGAAAGTGTGGCAATGCATCGTCAAGGAAGCACGAGAGTTAGCAGAGCAAGAGCCGATGCTAGCCAGCTTTTACCACGCAACCATCATCAAGCACGAAAGCTTAGCGGCAGCGCTGAGCTACATTCTTGCAAACAAGCTAAAAACTGCCTCAATGCCTGCAATGGCTGTGCGAGAAGTCGTCGAAGAGGCACTCGCCGCAGACCCGACGATCAGTGAATCAGCAGCTTGCGATATCTGTGCAACAGTCAACCGAGATCCTGCGGTTGCGATGTATTCTATGCCTCTTCTTTATCTAAAGGGTTATCACGCGCTGCAAGGCTATCGTGTCGCTAACTGGTTATGGAAGCAGGGGCGAGTGGCGCTGGCGACGTATCTACAAAACCAAATATCGGTGGCTTGTCAGGTGGATATTCATCCGGCGGCGAAGATTGGCAAAGGCATCATGCTCGATCATGCAACGGGGATCGTGATTGGTGAAACGGCAGTGGTCGAAAACGACGTGTCAATTTTGCAAGATGTGACGCTAGGCGGTACGGGTAAAGAGTGCGGTGATCGTCACCCGAAGATTCGTGAAGGTGTTATGATTGGTGCAGGAGCTAAGATTCTGGGCAACATTGAAGTCGGTGAGGGCGCTAAAATTGGCTCTTGCTCAGTCGTGCTTCAAGCAGTGCCAGCACATACTACAGTGGCTGGTGTCCCTGCGAAGATCGTTGGTCGACCAAAAACCGACAAACCCTCTTTAGATATGGATCAGCAGTTCAATGGCAAATCACAGCACTTTGTCGGTGGTGATGGTATTTAGCTTTTGAGTCGAGCTTACGAATAAAAAAATGGCCTCATCCTAGGATGAGGCCATTTTTTTACATTTGGTCTAGCTCGGCTTTCACTTCTTCTGCCCATTCAATCCATGCTTGACGAAGCATAGTATTGCGGCGAAGAGTCAGGCGCTCTAGTCGGCGCTGCTTGTCCAACACTTTTGGGTCGCCGTAGTAGGCGTGTTCGATCTCTTGGTAATGCGCAACAAATTTGTGTGCTTCTTCAATTAGAATGTTCAACTGTGCTTTGAATGGTGTAATCTCTTCAACAGCGCACACCATCAATTTAGCGCAAAACTCATCGCGCACAGTCGTTTCAGCGGTTGGTTGTTCAAACCATACACCCAGGGCTGCTCTACCGGCATCAGTAATAGAGTAAACCTTGCGGTCTGGTTTGCCTTCCTGGGGTTCCAATACACAAGATACTTGGCCGCTCTGTGCCATCTTATTCAGTTCACGATACACCTGTTGATGACTCGCTTTCCAAAAATATCCAATGCTTGATGAAAACTCTTTTGTAATGTCGTAGCCCGTCGCATCGCGCGTACTCAACACTGTAAGTATTACATGAGGTAGTGACATGTTTATATCCAAAATACTAATAAACAACAAAAAACACTAAGCAAAAACCAAGTCTGCTCTATTGGCATTTATCTTGATAGTTCTTGCTCATGCCCACCTTGTTAGTGGGATATGTCACCTTAATTTAAGCCGGTATTCACCTAGTTTGAGTCGCTTTTTGTTTAGCAACTTCATTTTAGCCGTATAGTATACCCAATCAGAAGTGTAGGTGTAG comes from the Vibrio astriarenae genome and includes:
- the gpsA gene encoding NAD(P)H-dependent glycerol-3-phosphate dehydrogenase; protein product: MTQASNAHPYGKPISMTVIGAGSYGTSLAISLARNGDNVVIWGHEQEHMARLEADRANHEFLPGIDFPPSLIVESDLERALSASRDVLVVVPSHVFGIVLDSMKPHLRDDARICWATKGLEPETGRLLKEVAHDKLGDKYSLAVLSGPTFAKELAMGMPTAISVASPDAEFVEDLQEKIHCSKTFRVYANSDFIGMQLGGAVKNVIAIGAGMSDGIGFGANARTALITRGLAEMSRLGASLGAQPETFMGMAGLGDLVLTCTDNQSRNRRFGLALGQGKDVDVAQHEIGQVVEGYRNTKEVWLLANRMGVEMPIVDQIYQVLYQGKDARQAAQDLLARDKKAEA
- the cysE gene encoding serine O-acetyltransferase; this encodes MKCCEKQKVWQCIVKEARELAEQEPMLASFYHATIIKHESLAAALSYILANKLKTASMPAMAVREVVEEALAADPTISESAACDICATVNRDPAVAMYSMPLLYLKGYHALQGYRVANWLWKQGRVALATYLQNQISVACQVDIHPAAKIGKGIMLDHATGIVIGETAVVENDVSILQDVTLGGTGKECGDRHPKIREGVMIGAGAKILGNIEVGEGAKIGSCSVVLQAVPAHTTVAGVPAKIVGRPKTDKPSLDMDQQFNGKSQHFVGGDGI
- a CDS encoding PadR family transcriptional regulator encodes the protein MSLPHVILTVLSTRDATGYDITKEFSSSIGYFWKASHQQVYRELNKMAQSGQVSCVLEPQEGKPDRKVYSITDAGRAALGVWFEQPTAETTVRDEFCAKLMVCAVEEITPFKAQLNILIEEAHKFVAHYQEIEHAYYGDPKVLDKQRRLERLTLRRNTMLRQAWIEWAEEVKAELDQM